TCTGTAACTAATTTAATTTATTGAGCTGCTGTTTAGTCAATAAAATGCCAAAAAGGTGAATGCTTATTAGTTTCCATGAGTTTATGGATTTCCAAATCCATAAACTCTTCGTTCATTATCATAAATGATGAGAGAAAAGAAGCAGCTCTTGACCTGCTGAAAATGAGAAAAGACTAATAATCGTTCCTCAAAATAGCTGTCAAATAATTACCTTTGATCAACTTTCAACAGAATGTTGCAGCCATCATTCAGATATTTGAAATCCAAAAAAAATGGCAGCAGAAAGTTTCCTCTAGacgtattttcttttttaaagatctttcttttattctctATGCAGAGACCAGGCATGCCTCCATCCAGCCGTATGACACCTCAGGGACCAGCCATGGGCCCCCCCGGGTATGGCAACAGTCCAGTGTCTCGCCCTGTGATGCCCGGCGTGATGGACCCGTCTCGCAAGAGGCCCGCCCCCAACCAGATTCAGCAGGTGCAGCAGCAGAACCGCAACCAGCAGTAAGTCGTCACTTATAttttcagctgctgtgtttcGCCTTAAACAGAAGATCAATGTTTAAGCTAAACTTAAATTCTTTCCTGTATATGTGTATTCAGAGTCTTCTGGTCTTAATTCTTGAGTTTTAAGtgaaaataactgtttttttatctcTACATGTTGGACTTACAAGATTGATGACATTCTGCACACATTATTCCTGACATTTAAAGTCTAAACATTGAATAGGCTAATTGACTGAAGTATGATTGATAGCTCCGTGGTTAACATGTTATCAGATTTATGTGAAAGACCCATCAGCTAGTTCAAAAAGAAGGACTGATAGTACTTGTTGATGAGCGAGAGAAATACAACAGTGGTTTTTGGACCTGTGTCAAACAGATCCATCTTGTTCTTTAGGTGAGGGACTGGACTTTTGTACTTATGTAAATGTTACACTGCTCCGCTCTGACCCACATTCAGActtatcttgtttttgttcatttcttttcacagcacgaagaagaagaagatggctGATAAAATTCTACCTCAGAGGGTGAGTATTAATCCAACAACAGGAAATCCATTATTTCAGTCCTCAATTGTGTTGACATGATTACCTTGGCTTGTCCATTTCAATTTGAATTCAGATGGCTCCAAACAAAGCGAAACTAATCTGTGTTAGAAGTGCACTGACTGAGCACTTAAGATTACCTTCTTGACATTTGAGGTGGTCTGTCTTGTTCCCAGAGCAGTGATGCCCATAATGAATTGACATTAAACTaggccatgaaaaaaaaactccctttcTCTTCATTATTTCTTCAACTTGAACATAAATCCAATTTTTGTCCATATCACTCTGACACAGTTTTAGGATCTTACAACACACACCAAAACCTGTTGATACGTAACTGGTCAATACAGCTCAGACTACAAATGAACTTGAAGCAACAACAACTACCTCGCTGAATCCATCCAGACCCCTGAATACAGATCTACTTCTTTTATGTAGAATCTGTTATTAGAACTGTTATTTCAGCATGTATTGTAATTAAGAGCGCTTTTAAAGGATATGAGATCAACATGTGTTATAGTTGCTATAATTCCACTAtatagaaaaaatacaaaactcacACTTTATCTGGTTGTGCCTTGTTGTACATGTTGGGCTTCAGTCTGACCAGTGCCTTTAATGTGTCCCAGATCAGGGAACTGGTCCCAGAGTCTCAGGCTTACATGGATCTGCTGGCTTTTGAAAGGAAGCTGGACCAGACCATCATGCGCAAGAGACTGGACATTCAGGAGGCTCTAAAGAGGCCTATTAAGGTAAATTTCTCTCAAATCATTTAGACCCTAAGGTCATTTTAAAGTTATCATCACCCTGGGGGCCTCTATAACTCCCTAAAACTGGACATCTCAGAGAAGAGTCATCGATTTTGGGATAAGGTAATATATCAACTCtgcaatgtgtttatgtttatagaAATGAAATACTGATGGTTGCTTTTGCAGACCAGTTTGATTTAGACATGAATACCCACATTATTTTACTGAAGGTGACAGTCTCTTTGATGTTGGATATTTTACATAACTTGAATCTTCTGTGTGTTCAAATAGCAGAAACACTGAAATTGATGTAATCATATAAACAGCTTCACACTGTCACAGTGGAGCTATCTCATTTTCCCTTCAGTAAATGATCCAATGAATCAGAACTGGAGTCATTTCTGTAAGAGCTTGAGAACATCATTTCAAAGTTTCTTTTAAAACTTACTTTTCCCAGCAAAAGAGAAAGCTCCGTATCTTCATATCAAACACCTTCAACCCGGCCAAGCCCGATGCTGAGGATGGAGAAGGCACAGTGGCATCGTGGGAACTGCGTGTTGAGGGCCGCCTGCTGGAAGATGTAAGCTTCATAATAGAAATATATCTATCATGATGGATGTATTTTTAATCTGGTTTTAGACTGAAATTTCGTAGAAGTTGCATCTTTGTCTTAGACACTTTGAGTATAACGTGTTAAGTTTCACTTCTGTGAGCCACAGCTGTGAACAAGGAATATTTACACTTttaattgaactttttttcagtttcatatACTTATAACAAAATTGCTTTCCAGACTGCTGTGTCCAAGTATGAAGCCACCAAACAGAAGAGGAagttctcctctttctttaagTCTCTTGTGATTGAGTTGGACAAAGATCTGTACGGCCCAGATAATCACCTTGTGGAGGTAAGATAATGATTTGATGTACCAGAATATATGCTGGTGCCTACACAGTTGTCCTGTCCAGGACTACTTCTAAAATTATTGATTTTCTTGCCTTTTTTTGAGAAGAGAGACAATGAGACAAAGACTATGTCTTTCCATCGTTTATCACATTAGGGACTGAGTCTAACAAGGATTCTCATCTTATGTTCGAGGTATTTTTTTAGAGGTTATCACctcagaaatatgttttttaattgcTTGACATATTTTCCAGGTAATTGCTggaataaccttttttttatcacatcaaCACATCCAAACCAAAGATAATCGCTTATTATCTATTGCAAATAGATAAAAGAATTCCTGCCTCAGAGCATCTGAAAAATGCCTTAAAAACAGCTGAAGCAATCAGTGAATTACAAAATTcaaggacacatttttttctctatggtgcaaatttaatttaaattcttCCAAACCtgtgatttctttatttgtatttctttcctAATATCTACTGGAGTTAATTTGTCCCACTTGTTAATTACGATTAGCAAATGTTAAGATAATATTTGTATTATGTTTACCGATTTCATGTAGTACAGGTACTTCTTTATTGCTTAGGTCACagttgaaaatgtgtctttgcagATGTAGAATCTCAGCCGATACATCATTAAATACTCTGCCTGTCCTTTACTTAATTTTAGTGGCACAGAACTGCCACCACCCAGGAGACTGATGGCTTCCAGGTGAAGAGGCCTGGTGATGTGGGGGTCCGCTGCACCGTCCTGCTCATGCTTGACTACCAGGTAAATGTTGTGGGTTTCTCATTCTTTCAAACGGTACTTTTACAAAGGTATTTCGTCTGACTCTCAGTGGGATGGTAATGCTGCTGTTAGGAGCTCTTCAAATATTTGCTCAGGTAGTAGGGAGGTCATAAAAggaaaaactcaaatctaaaAAGCAGACTGAGTTTCCTTTAATCCTCTTTTCATCTCCATTGTTCTTTGTGTTTACCAAACAGCCCCCTCAGTTCAAGCTGGACCCTCGACTGGCTCGTATGCTTGGCATCCACACCCAGACCAGACCTGTCATCATTCAGGCCCTGTGGCAGTACGTCAAGACCCACAAACTCCAAGACCCCCATGAGCGCGAGTTCATAAACTGTGACAAATACCTGCAGCAGGTGAGTGGAGTCCACCTGTAAATACACATAAAAGTGAAGCGACACACTTTGTTACCTGATCAAGTACACCAGAAAAATCCTCAACTATATTTAGACTATATGAGAGGACAAAATGTAGCTGCTACATGTTAGCGTGATGACCAACATCCAGTTAGATGTCCTGGTTAAGTCCTGATCTTGGTGTGCTATAGTCTGTGTTCCTGCTCTTCCCTCTGTCCCTTTCTTATTCTGAGTCACTGACTGGACTGACTTCatgtgtcttttcttcttctgtgccaAGATAAACAAAGGATTGTAGAGAGTTCATGGAGAATTCCTGAGTGAACATATGACATAAATTTACTTACTTACTGTTTCCCCACATAATCAGTAACCACAACATCACAACAGATTTAAACAATGCAGAAAGACAGACTTTGATTTGTGCTATATAAACCAAATTCATTTAAacattacataaaaaataatgatgtttAAGTAACCAGGAAAATCTACAGCATTATTATATTCTACATGTCTTCATAATAGACAGGCGCATTCAGATGTGAGCTGAAGATGTGCACTGTGAACTGAAACAATCCCAGAGGTCGAGATTTCAGTTCTCCTCTTAGCCTAATTTGAATTTAGTTTATATTGATGGTTATACGCTGATAAAATCAATGTTTCAAGCAAGGCGATGTCAAAAATCTCTCCAAAAACTGTCTTCAACATTTTGGGTAATGCCTTAGTCAGCATGCCATCTTTATAACACTTTACAAATGACAGTACATTTTCAAGTCttgacagtgtgtttgtttttatttttcagatctTTGAGACTCAGCGAATGAAGTTCTCTGAGATCCCGCAGCGCTTGCATGCACTCCTGATGCCCCCAGAGCCAATCATCATCAACCACGTGATCAGGTAAACTCGTTATTGGGATGTTTGAGCTCCTTTTCGTGTGAACAGTCTAGAAATTCtgacattgtgttgttttactCTTACAGTATGCTCAATAGTAGATTGAGCTTGTCAAAACctgccaacatttttttttatcacccaaCTGTGCAGAGCTCTTAAGTACTGTATCTacacttttcatttcaacacCGGTCCTATCTAGCTCTTATTGATTGATTcttgtatttatatttaaatcacCTCATAAGTCCCATTGTGGTCATATATGGCACTTCATGCATGTAtctgtatatattttatattggTCTTATCCTAGAGGCACATTAAGTGCAACACCCAGATGTTCCCCCGGGAGTAcaaaaagtgtttctgattaTTGAGGAATAGAAGGTTTTTCCCCAACAAGAATGTGGATTGCTGTTTTGATCACGTCCTGTTTAGGTTTAATGTCACATGACACTAACTGATTGCACTGTGGCTT
The Labrus mixtus chromosome 7, fLabMix1.1, whole genome shotgun sequence DNA segment above includes these coding regions:
- the smarcd1 gene encoding SWI/SNF-related matrix-associated actin-dependent regulator of chromatin subfamily D member 1, with the translated sequence MAARGGFQSAPTAGGGGGAMGPGPPVPGAGPGMGPGTPSGRMGPSSAAQNHMYRSPMPGPGYPRPGMPPSSRMTPQGPAMGPPGYGNSPVSRPVMPGVMDPSRKRPAPNQIQQVQQQNRNQHTKKKKMADKILPQRIRELVPESQAYMDLLAFERKLDQTIMRKRLDIQEALKRPIKQKRKLRIFISNTFNPAKPDAEDGEGTVASWELRVEGRLLEDTAVSKYEATKQKRKFSSFFKSLVIELDKDLYGPDNHLVEWHRTATTQETDGFQVKRPGDVGVRCTVLLMLDYQPPQFKLDPRLARMLGIHTQTRPVIIQALWQYVKTHKLQDPHEREFINCDKYLQQIFETQRMKFSEIPQRLHALLMPPEPIIINHVISVDPNDQKKTACYDIDVEVDDTLKTQMNSFLLSTASQQEIAGLDNKIHETIETINQLKTQREFMLSFARDPQGFINDWLQSQCRDLKTMTDVVSNPEEERRAEFYYQPWAQEAVCRYFYSKVQQRRQELEQALGIRNT